The Pseudomonas graminis region GATGATCCGGCCGTGGCCCATGCGGTAACCGCTGCGGGCTTTTTCCAACAGATAGGGTGCGTTGGACATGCTTTCCATCCCGCCGGCGATCACCACGTCGGCGCTGCCCGCCAGCAACATGTCGTGGCCGAGGATCGCGGCCTGCATCCCCGACCCGCACATTTTGTTCAGGGTCGTGCAGGTCGTGGCGTCGCTGAGCCCGGCACCCAGTGCCGCCTGACGCGCCGGCGCCTGTCCCAGTCCCGCGGCCAATACACAACCGAACAGCACCTCATCGACCTGCCCCGGCTCAATGCCGGCTCGTTCGACGGCAGCGCGAATCGCAGCGGCGCCCAGTTGCGGCGCGGTCAGGCTTTTGAGATCACCCTGAAAGGCGCCCATGGGCGTGCGCGCAGCGCTCACGATCACCACAGGGTCGTCGTTCAACGTCTGGCGTTTGTTCAAAGACATAATGGATTCCTCGATTAGCGAGCGGCCATGCGCAAGGCGCCGTCCAGACGGATCACCTCGCCGTTGAGCATGCTGTTTTCGATGATGTGTCGCGCCAGCGCGGCGTATTCTTCGGGCTGGCCCAGGCGTGGCGGGAATGGCACGCCGGCGGACAGGCTTTCGCGTACCTGGGGAGTCATGCCCGCCATCATCGGGGTTTCGAAGATGCCCGGAGCGATGGTCATGACGCGAATGCCGTAGCGCGCCAGTTCACGGGCGGCGGGCAGGGTCAGGCTGACAATGGCGCCCTTGGAGGCCGCGTACGCCGCCTGGCCGATCTGGCCGTCATAGGCCGCCACAGAGGCGGTGTTGATGATGACGCCGCGCTCACCACCGGCATCCGCCGTGCTTTCGGCGATGGCCACGGCGGCCAGGCGCATCAGGTTGAAGCTGCCGATGAGGTTGACGTTGATCACCCGGCTGAAACTGTCGAGGCCGTGGGGGCCTTCTTTACCAAGGATTTTTTCGGCGCCGACGATGCCCGCGCAGTTGATGACGCCGTTGATCTGGCCAAACGCACCGCGCGCCGCATCCACTGCGGCCTGAACGGCGCTCTCCTGGGTGATGTCGCTGACACTGGCGCGGGCGTTGCCGCCGAGTTTTTCCACGTGTGCCGCGAGCGCTTCGGCGTTGACGTCCACCAGCATCACGCTGGCCCCTGCGTCGACGAGCATCCGTGCGGTGGCCGCACCCAGCCCGGACGCGCCGCCACTGACCAGAAACACCTTGCCTTCGATCTGCATGATTGTGTCGTCCTTACACTTTTATTGTTGGAGTGGCGAAATACTCCGCTCTGCAGCGCCGATGGGCAATAGTCAAAGCGCGCAGAACGTCTGGTGGTTTTGGCCAGTGGCGCGTCAGTCTCAATGGGTTGTCGGCGGGTCAGGCCTTGGGTTGCAGCAGTGCGGCACCGGCCTGGGCCGACACCCGACGATTATCCAGCAGGGCCAGGGCGGCGATCAGCGCAACGCCAATAAAGGTCAGCTGGAAATCCGCCGTCACGGCGTGCCCGTCGTTGCCATGCAGGACCATCGCACCACGCAACAGTAAAGCGGCGATGGCGACACCCAGGCCCATGCTCAGCTGGAAGCACATGCTGAACATCGTCGAGGCATCGCTCATCTGCGGCTTGGGTACGTCGGCGAAACCCAGCGTGTTGAACGCGGTGAACTGCATCGAGCGCGACAGCCCGCCGATGAACAGAATCAGCAGGATCAGCGGCCAGCCCATGGCCTGATCGAGCAGCGCGCAGGCGGCAATCGCTGCCACGCCGATGCAACCATTGACCAACAGCACCTGACGAAAGCCCCAGCGCTGCATGATGCTGCTGGTAAACGGCTTCATCGCCAGATTGCCCGCGAACACCCCCAGCACCAGCAGCCCGGCGTCGAATGCGGACAGACCAAAGCCGAGCTGGAACATCAGCGGCAGCAGGAACGGCAATGTGCTGATAGCGACACGAAACACCGAGCCGCCCAGCAGGCTGACGCTGAAGGTGCGGATGTGCACCACCGCGACGTTCATCAGCGGCTGCGGGTGCCGGCGCATGTGTCGCCAGGCCAGCACGCCACAGACCACCCCGAGCGCCGTTATCAATAGGCCGGGCCACTGACTGCCATGGCCCTGCCCCAGTCGCTCCATCCCGAACAACAGCGCGGTGCAGGCCACGCCCAGCAGCAGGAAACCTTTCAGGTCAAACGGCCGAGTGCTGACTTCATTGCGCTTGGGGATGAGGATGAGGGTGGCAATCAGCGCCATGATGCCGAGGGGCAGGTTGAGGTAGAAAATCCACGGCCACGACGCGTGGGTAACGATGAACCCACCCAGGGGCGGCCCGAGTATCGGCGCCACCAGCCCGGGCCAGGTGATCAGCGAAATGGCCCGCACCAGGTCTTTCTTTTCGGTGGCGCGCATGACCGCAAGGCGCCCCACCGGGACCATCATCGCGCCGCTCATGCCTTGCAGGACCCGGGCCGCGACGAACGTCTCCAGGCTGTCGCTGATGCCGCACAGCATCGAAGCCACCGTGAACAGCACGATGGCGCCGCCGAACACCCGGCGTGAACCGAGTCGGTCGGCCAACCAGCCGCTGAGGGGAATGAACGCGGCGATTGCCAGCATGTAGGCGCTCATGCCGATATTCAGGTCCACCGCCGCGACACCGAACGTCCGGGCCATTTCCGGCATCGCCGTAGCGATCACCGTAGCGTCGAGGTTTTCCATGAAAAAAGTGACCGCCACCAGCAAGGCGATCAGCGTGGATTGACGTTGCGACATTGACGGGGTCCTCAGGCAGGCGTGGCGTTTCGCTTCAGTGCTCACCTGGTCACGGGGTCAGATAACGCACCACCGAGTCACAGATCATGGCCTTCTGGCGTGCCTTGATCTGCGCATCTTCGAGGTCGATCTGAAAGATTTCCGAGAAGGTGTGACGGTTGGAGACCCGATAGAAACAGAACGAGCTGATCAGCATGTGCAGGTCCACTGCCTGTACGCCCGGGCGGAAATCGCCCTGCTGCTCGCCCCGGCGCAGCGTCTCGTCCAGCGCCTGAAGCACGTTGCGGCTGAGCGCGCGGATGGTCGAGGACTGTTTGACGTTGGCGCCGTTGTGGATGTTCTCGATGCACACGATGCGCACGAAATCGACGTTCCGGTCGTGGTGATCGAAGGTGAATTCCACCAGCCGCCTGATCGCCTCTTCCGGCGCGAGGACGTCCAGCCTGAGGCTGCTCTCGGTGTTGCGGATGTCGCCGTACAGTTTCTCGAGCACCTCGGTGTAGAGCTGCTCTTTGCTGTTGAAGTAGTAATAGATCATTCGCTTCGAGGTTTGCGTGCGCTCGGCAATGGCATCCACTCGTGCGCCGGAAAGCCCCTGGGAGACGAACTCGGCGACGGCCGCCTGAAGGATGTCGTCGCGGGTTTTTTCCGGATTGTGCTTGCGGGTCTTGCGGGGCGCCTCTACGGGCAGGTCGGCGAGGCTGTCGTCAACGGTTTTCATGCGGGGCTCACAACCACGGGGTAATCGCGGGATTATGAGCTGCACCCGAGCGTTACGGAAGCGGCGCGTACGAACGCGGTGCGAGCCATCAGAGCGAGGCTGAATCGCCGCAAGCCCTGGCCATCGCTGCAAGGCGCACCGATGCATTCGCCTCGCCATAACCGGCGTAGCCGTTCCTGCGATGAAGGATTTCAAAAAAGAAACGCGCCTCGAACGCCTGGGTGTAAGCGTGGAACAGCTCGCCACCGTCGGCGTCGCGGTCGTACAGCACGTCGTGAGCAGCCAGCTTGCTGAGGAACGCCTCGTCAAAACCGAAGCGCGCCGCCAGGTCGTTGTAGTAGTTCCGCGGAATCGCCAGCCATGGCACGCCTGCCGCTTTGGCTCGCGCTGCTTGGACGAAGATGTCGTCACAGGCAAAAGCAATGTGATGAACACCTGAGCGGCCGTAGCTCGTCAACGCGCGGGCGATCGCGGTGTTGCCACGATCCGACGTGTTCAGCGGCAGGCCCACGCTGCCGCAGCGGCTGCGCAACGCCCGACTCCTCACCAGACCATGAGGGTCGGACAGCA contains the following coding sequences:
- a CDS encoding 3-hydroxyacyl-CoA dehydrogenase; amino-acid sequence: MQIEGKVFLVSGGASGLGAATARMLVDAGASVMLVDVNAEALAAHVEKLGGNARASVSDITQESAVQAAVDAARGAFGQINGVINCAGIVGAEKILGKEGPHGLDSFSRVINVNLIGSFNLMRLAAVAIAESTADAGGERGVIINTASVAAYDGQIGQAAYAASKGAIVSLTLPAARELARYGIRVMTIAPGIFETPMMAGMTPQVRESLSAGVPFPPRLGQPEEYAALARHIIENSMLNGEVIRLDGALRMAAR
- a CDS encoding DHA2 family efflux MFS transporter permease subunit, whose product is MSQRQSTLIALLVAVTFFMENLDATVIATAMPEMARTFGVAAVDLNIGMSAYMLAIAAFIPLSGWLADRLGSRRVFGGAIVLFTVASMLCGISDSLETFVAARVLQGMSGAMMVPVGRLAVMRATEKKDLVRAISLITWPGLVAPILGPPLGGFIVTHASWPWIFYLNLPLGIMALIATLILIPKRNEVSTRPFDLKGFLLLGVACTALLFGMERLGQGHGSQWPGLLITALGVVCGVLAWRHMRRHPQPLMNVAVVHIRTFSVSLLGGSVFRVAISTLPFLLPLMFQLGFGLSAFDAGLLVLGVFAGNLAMKPFTSSIMQRWGFRQVLLVNGCIGVAAIAACALLDQAMGWPLILLILFIGGLSRSMQFTAFNTLGFADVPKPQMSDASTMFSMCFQLSMGLGVAIAALLLRGAMVLHGNDGHAVTADFQLTFIGVALIAALALLDNRRVSAQAGAALLQPKA
- a CDS encoding TetR/AcrR family transcriptional regulator; the encoded protein is MKTVDDSLADLPVEAPRKTRKHNPEKTRDDILQAAVAEFVSQGLSGARVDAIAERTQTSKRMIYYYFNSKEQLYTEVLEKLYGDIRNTESSLRLDVLAPEEAIRRLVEFTFDHHDRNVDFVRIVCIENIHNGANVKQSSTIRALSRNVLQALDETLRRGEQQGDFRPGVQAVDLHMLISSFCFYRVSNRHTFSEIFQIDLEDAQIKARQKAMICDSVVRYLTP